A section of the Bifidobacterium sp. ESL0728 genome encodes:
- a CDS encoding adenosylhomocysteinase, which translates to MTDQRDDSSNFASWARTFSQHTNQSLAGASLLVSKAKGDDAEDNALLSNQAEIWGMNVIESDSVAATSEDVQRDSAAPSQRPNTDSNPQNVDASAKGKPFAYRYVPEFDNADKQDGNPQNAGTPTIPDIRKASGLEAMDYAQAHMPVTRELMKRLTEPVDFRGVRIATCLILEPKTAVLLRELKAAGAQVGVCCEPGGVDGRVAEQLRAEDIEVEAKNDWTSSQYHDGALRLLDTLNPNIIIDDGASFARLAARERPEIVKNLIGVAEETTSGVRAFQAMQDDDALPYPVVAVNDSKLKTDFDNAHGTGETCVTTIQELLGAQWFAGRNVTVIGYGPVGRGFALRVRTLGAHVTVCDIDPVACLKAVFEGFPTADIDEALPETDMAVSATGVRHTLALEHLHLMKPNAVLAVIGGIADEIALDDIPSFHRQPGRDVTTIRVPDGPELTLLAQGDGVNYTTGGGNPIEIMDLSFAVQVSAVAHLIRNQGNLPNRIIRLDAATDREIADIALQVRGYHASHAVADNGYSWKTTRFDAMQD; encoded by the coding sequence ATGACCGATCAACGCGATGATTCAAGCAATTTCGCTTCGTGGGCACGGACGTTTTCGCAACACACCAACCAATCGCTGGCCGGTGCGAGTCTACTGGTTTCTAAGGCGAAGGGCGACGATGCCGAGGACAACGCTCTGCTCAGCAATCAAGCCGAAATCTGGGGAATGAACGTCATCGAATCGGATTCGGTGGCGGCTACTTCTGAAGATGTACAGAGAGATTCAGCGGCACCTTCACAACGTCCTAATACGGATTCAAACCCACAGAATGTTGACGCCTCCGCAAAAGGCAAGCCATTCGCTTACCGGTACGTTCCTGAATTCGACAACGCTGACAAGCAAGACGGCAACCCTCAAAACGCCGGAACTCCAACGATTCCCGACATACGCAAGGCCAGCGGGCTTGAGGCGATGGACTACGCGCAAGCGCACATGCCCGTCACCCGTGAGCTGATGAAAAGGCTTACAGAACCCGTCGACTTCCGCGGCGTCCGCATCGCCACCTGCCTCATTCTCGAACCCAAAACCGCCGTGCTGCTGCGCGAGCTCAAGGCGGCGGGAGCGCAGGTCGGCGTGTGCTGCGAACCCGGCGGGGTGGACGGGCGCGTGGCCGAGCAATTGCGCGCCGAAGACATCGAGGTGGAGGCCAAAAACGACTGGACCTCCTCGCAATACCACGACGGGGCGCTGCGGCTTCTGGACACGCTCAACCCGAACATCATCATCGACGACGGCGCCAGCTTCGCCCGTCTCGCCGCCCGCGAGCGCCCCGAAATCGTCAAAAACCTCATCGGCGTGGCCGAGGAGACCACCAGCGGCGTCCGCGCATTCCAGGCCATGCAGGATGACGACGCGCTGCCCTATCCCGTCGTCGCCGTCAACGACAGCAAACTCAAAACCGACTTCGACAACGCCCACGGCACCGGCGAGACCTGCGTGACCACCATTCAGGAACTCCTTGGCGCGCAATGGTTCGCGGGCAGGAACGTCACCGTCATCGGCTACGGGCCGGTCGGGCGCGGCTTCGCCCTGCGCGTACGGACGCTCGGCGCTCACGTCACCGTCTGCGACATCGATCCTGTCGCCTGTCTCAAGGCAGTGTTCGAGGGCTTCCCCACCGCTGATATCGATGAGGCCCTGCCCGAAACCGACATGGCCGTCTCCGCCACGGGCGTGCGGCACACGCTTGCGCTCGAACATCTGCACTTGATGAAGCCGAACGCCGTGCTCGCGGTCATCGGCGGCATCGCCGACGAAATCGCGCTGGACGATATCCCCTCGTTCCACCGCCAGCCCGGGCGCGATGTCACCACCATCCGTGTCCCCGACGGGCCGGAACTCACGCTGCTCGCGCAAGGCGACGGCGTCAACTACACGACCGGGGGCGGCAATCCCATCGAAATCATGGATTTGAGCTTCGCCGTCCAGGTGAGCGCGGTCGCCCACCTCATCCGAAACCAAGGAAATCTGCCGAATAGAATTATTCGCCTCGATGCCGCCACAGACCGCGAAATCGCCGATATCGCCTTGCAAGTGCGCGGCTATCACGCCAGCCACGCGGTCGCCGACAACGGCTACAGCTGGAAGACCACCCGTTTCGACGCGATGCAGGACTGA
- a CDS encoding amino acid ABC transporter permease encodes MPQTATQNISAVELERQGYIRRQNLRSVGISIVSTLVLAALIVIGLKVSPGWPNVRQSFFSGKYFAQSFPAVLQGLWLNLEVLFFATIGVAILGTLLAMIRISTSPLLFPLRALATLYTTFMRGIPMIVLLYLIGFGIPGLNIFGRIPAAVLGTIAITLDYAAFVGEVLRAGFQDVHPSQRASARSLGLTSGQTIRMIIIPQALRNVAPALMNDFISMQKDAGLISTLGAVDAVRAAQISVAQTYNFTPYVVASVLFICTSVPFILLNDWYSKRLRGREQGMGVV; translated from the coding sequence ATGCCGCAGACTGCAACACAGAACATCAGCGCCGTCGAGCTCGAACGCCAAGGCTACATACGCCGCCAGAACCTCCGTTCCGTCGGCATCAGCATCGTGAGCACCCTGGTACTTGCCGCGCTTATCGTCATCGGACTCAAGGTCTCCCCCGGCTGGCCGAATGTGCGCCAATCGTTCTTCTCGGGCAAATACTTCGCCCAATCCTTCCCTGCGGTTTTGCAGGGCCTCTGGCTCAACCTTGAAGTGCTGTTCTTCGCCACCATCGGCGTGGCGATTTTGGGCACGCTGCTGGCCATGATCCGCATCAGCACGTCCCCGCTGCTCTTCCCGCTGCGTGCGCTGGCGACGCTATATACGACGTTCATGCGCGGCATCCCGATGATCGTGCTGCTCTATCTGATCGGCTTCGGCATCCCCGGCCTCAACATTTTCGGGCGCATTCCCGCCGCCGTGCTCGGCACCATCGCCATCACCCTTGATTACGCCGCCTTTGTGGGCGAGGTGCTGCGCGCCGGCTTCCAGGACGTACACCCCTCGCAACGCGCCTCCGCTCGCTCGCTCGGGCTTACCAGCGGCCAGACCATCCGTATGATCATCATTCCGCAGGCGCTGCGAAACGTCGCCCCGGCGCTGATGAACGACTTCATCTCCATGCAGAAGGACGCGGGCCTGATCTCCACGCTCGGCGCGGTCGACGCGGTGCGTGCGGCGCAAATCAGCGTGGCACAGACCTATAACTTCACCCCTTACGTCGTCGCCAGCGTGCTTTTCATCTGCACCAGCGTGCCTTTCATTCTTCTGAACGACTGGTATTCCAAGCGGCTTCGCGGCCGTGAGCAGGGCATGGGTGTGGTATGA
- a CDS encoding ABC transporter substrate-binding protein yields the protein MSSPFFKRAVRVLAATLSAAALAIGAAGCGSGKSGNTASSANSNDVTQQTMMPGTLTIGTGQPTYEPWVIGDKPETGKGYEAAVSYAVAEKMGFKKSQVKWTRTTFDQAVAPGAQKDWDMNIQQFSITPERKNAVDFSPSYYNETQSVVVLKNGKYANTKSLSELKKGTIGSMVGTTSYDFTISKIKKDVKTFNDNAALAQALDSNQIDALVVDTPDAVYMVQSGQVKNAKVIGQIPGSEDKDGMGIVLPKGSKLTPAVTKAVNALQKDGTITKLQHEWLKEYTTDIPMLEK from the coding sequence ATGTCATCGCCATTTTTCAAACGCGCTGTCCGTGTTCTCGCCGCCACGCTGAGCGCCGCCGCACTGGCCATAGGCGCCGCAGGCTGCGGTTCCGGCAAATCCGGCAATACCGCAAGCTCCGCCAATTCCAACGACGTCACCCAACAGACCATGATGCCGGGAACGCTCACCATCGGCACCGGCCAGCCCACCTACGAACCGTGGGTCATCGGCGACAAGCCCGAGACCGGCAAGGGCTACGAGGCCGCGGTCTCCTACGCGGTGGCCGAAAAGATGGGCTTCAAGAAGTCGCAGGTCAAGTGGACGCGCACCACTTTCGACCAGGCCGTCGCGCCGGGCGCGCAGAAGGACTGGGACATGAACATCCAGCAGTTCTCCATCACCCCGGAACGCAAGAACGCCGTCGATTTCTCCCCCAGCTATTACAACGAGACGCAGTCCGTCGTCGTCCTCAAAAACGGCAAATACGCCAACACCAAGTCCCTTTCCGAGCTCAAAAAGGGCACCATCGGCTCCATGGTGGGCACCACCAGCTATGACTTCACCATCTCCAAGATCAAGAAGGACGTCAAGACCTTCAACGACAACGCGGCGCTGGCCCAGGCGTTGGACTCCAACCAGATCGATGCGCTCGTGGTCGACACCCCCGACGCCGTCTACATGGTGCAGAGCGGGCAGGTCAAGAACGCCAAGGTGATCGGCCAGATCCCCGGTTCCGAAGACAAGGACGGCATGGGCATCGTCCTGCCGAAGGGTTCGAAGCTCACGCCGGCGGTCACCAAGGCCGTCAACGCCCTGCAGAAGGACGGCACCATCACCAAGCTGCAGCACGAGTGGCTCAAGGAATACACCACCGACATCCCGATGCTCGAGAAATAA
- a CDS encoding amidohydrolase family protein encodes MNSLPNQTGNTPQDALKHSTHTDNSDNPDATADEKTVYLYSAKLVIPVTAPVIPGGAVAIRGERVLHVGTRRWVLGELREEGIDAAKVVERHFEGVLMPGLVNAHTHLQYTGMASVGQGHYKDFHGWELAFDKVYATAEETKPWRQWAFDGARQLVQSGTTAAADIVTDMEAAGALASQGLHGIAYWEVMNWHNKDWEDHGKQALRENLTQLETLNLPNIGISPHAPYTLDSEPFIDLPDIARRLNMRLHIHLAETPLEAGSHPAILTTYTAKDWSDERWANYLELKRHGKGASAIQFVDSLGSLGPDVHIAHGVWANREDRRILRQRGVAVALCPRSNEITHTGKAAPVRRYMDEGNILSIGTDSLSSSPSLDLFDEAAMVYAIAREQDYAKDDLSHRIIRMMTLGGAESMGMHVGAQRIGQINAGALADLAFIDMPAETHTPREIEHTLDELVRHGSGHNRATVVSGRLAYNDGVF; translated from the coding sequence ATGAATTCCCTTCCCAACCAAACCGGCAACACCCCGCAAGACGCTTTGAAACACAGTACCCATACCGACAATTCAGATAATCCCGACGCCACAGCCGACGAGAAGACCGTTTACCTGTACTCGGCGAAACTCGTGATTCCCGTCACCGCACCTGTCATCCCGGGCGGCGCGGTGGCCATACGCGGCGAACGCGTGCTGCACGTCGGAACGCGGCGCTGGGTGCTCGGCGAACTCAGGGAAGAGGGCATCGACGCGGCCAAGGTGGTTGAGCGGCACTTCGAAGGGGTGCTGATGCCAGGGCTGGTCAACGCACACACTCATTTGCAATACACTGGTATGGCAAGCGTCGGCCAGGGCCATTACAAAGATTTCCATGGTTGGGAACTGGCGTTCGACAAGGTCTACGCGACAGCCGAAGAGACCAAGCCTTGGCGGCAATGGGCGTTCGACGGGGCACGCCAGCTGGTTCAAAGCGGCACCACGGCGGCGGCCGACATCGTCACCGATATGGAGGCAGCGGGGGCGTTGGCCTCGCAGGGCCTGCACGGCATCGCCTACTGGGAGGTGATGAACTGGCACAACAAGGACTGGGAGGATCACGGCAAGCAAGCGCTCAGGGAAAACCTCACCCAGCTCGAAACGCTCAACCTGCCGAATATCGGCATCAGCCCGCACGCGCCCTACACCCTTGATTCCGAGCCGTTCATCGACCTGCCGGACATCGCCCGCCGCCTCAACATGCGCCTGCACATTCATCTGGCCGAAACCCCGCTGGAAGCCGGCTCGCATCCGGCGATCCTCACCACCTACACGGCCAAGGACTGGAGCGACGAGCGCTGGGCCAACTATCTTGAGCTCAAACGACACGGCAAAGGCGCTTCCGCCATCCAATTCGTCGACAGCCTGGGCTCGCTCGGCCCCGACGTGCATATCGCCCATGGGGTCTGGGCCAACCGGGAGGACCGGCGCATCCTGCGCCAGCGAGGTGTTGCTGTGGCCCTGTGCCCGCGCTCCAACGAGATCACGCACACCGGCAAGGCCGCGCCCGTGCGTCGCTATATGGACGAAGGCAACATCCTTTCGATCGGCACCGACTCGCTTTCCAGCTCCCCCAGCCTCGACCTTTTTGACGAGGCCGCGATGGTTTATGCCATCGCCCGTGAGCAGGATTACGCCAAGGACGATCTGAGCCACCGCATCATCCGCATGATGACGCTGGGGGGCGCGGAATCGATGGGCATGCACGTCGGAGCCCAGCGCATCGGGCAGATCAACGCCGGCGCGCTGGCCGACCTCGCCTTCATTGACATGCCTGCCGAAACCCATACCCCGCGCGAAATCGAGCACACGCTGGACGAGCTGGTGCGCCACGGCTCCGGCCACAACCGCGCCACGGTGGTTTCCGGCAGACTCGCGTATAACGACGGCGTTTTCTAA